From bacterium:
AATGGTTTCGTTTTTCCCTGATGCTCTCAACTATAAAGAATAATGCAAGTAGAACAATTATAGAGGCAATATTTCCAAGAAGAAGTTTTTTATTTAAATAAAAATCCTTTGCCTGAATTATTAAAGCAACAATTGTTGTTAAGAACATAAATATTGAAGGGTAAAAAAGAACTTTTGAGTTCTTTCCTCTTTCAGAAAGGTATAAAGCACATATAAGAAGAACAACTGCTGCAACGAGTTGATTTGAGGCACCAAATACAGGCCATATTTTCTGCCAACTGCCAAAAGCAAGATATCCAGCAATTATAATTATAAAAATAGTGGCAAAATATCTATTTTTAAAAATATTTATTTTAAATGTATCACCAAACAATTCCTCAGAAATATACCTTGTTATTCTTGTAGCAGTATCAAGAGTTGTTAAAACAAAACTATTTATTATAACAATTGCCAGCATAGTTCCAAATTTTGAACCAAAAATTGGGGATGTTACCTGTCCATATCCAAGTGCAAATGTTCCTATCCAGTTCCCCCCTTTCATAAGAGAGGGATAATTAAGTAAAGAATTTGGTTCATTCCAATAAAGACCCGCAGTAACACATATTAAAGCAAGAATTGATAAAACCCCTTCTACAAGCATAGCCCCATAACCAATATTTTTTGCATATTTTTCATTATTAATTTGTTTTGAGGTTGTTCCACTTGAAACAAGAGAATGAAAACCACTTATCGCACCACAGGCAATAATAACAAACATCATGGGCCAAAGTGGACCATTTGAAGAAGAATATGAAACAAAGTTTGGAGTGTGAATTTGTGGATGTGTAATTACCAGTCCTAAATAGCCAAAAAGCAAACCAAAAAATAAAAGGAAAGAAGAAAGATAATCTCTTGGTTGAAGTAATAAATTAACAGGTAATACACTTGCAATAAGAGAATAAAGAAGTAGAATTACAATCCACGCTTTTGTTGCATAGGCAGGACTTATAACAACAGGATACCTGCTTCCTAAAAAGAAAAGTAAGACATAAAGAATAAGTGAAATTAAAGTTGCATGAATTTGAGGGAGATTAAATTTATAAACAGCAACACCAAAAAATATTGCAATTATTAATAGAGAAAAAGTTGGTATAACAATTTTTGGTTCTTCAATAAATGTTGTAGCAGTAACAGCAGCAAAAACAGCCACAACAAGAATAAGAGTGAACCATAAAAAAATAGAAAAGAAAATTTTCCCTCTTTTGCTTATTACAGAAGAAGAAATATCTCCTATGGATTTTCCTTCATTTCTTATACTCACCATTAAAGAAGAAAAATCATGTACTCCACCTAATAAAATTGAGCCAAAAACAATCCATAAAAAAGTTGGACACCATCCCCAACAAACAGCAGCAATTACAGGTCCAAG
This genomic window contains:
- a CDS encoding carbon starvation protein A, translated to MNSLLVAGIGIFLFLIAYVFYGRYLEKLWEVNPDEKTPAYKKEDGVDYVPVKHWSILFGHHFGSIAGAGPILGPVIAAVCWGWCPTFLWIVFGSILLGGVHDFSSLMVSIRNEGKSIGDISSSVISKRGKIFFSIFLWFTLILVVAVFAAVTATTFIEEPKIVIPTFSLLIIAIFFGVAVYKFNLPQIHATLISLILYVLLFFLGSRYPVVISPAYATKAWIVILLLYSLIASVLPVNLLLQPRDYLSSFLLFFGLLFGYLGLVITHPQIHTPNFVSYSSSNGPLWPMMFVIIACGAISGFHSLVSSGTTSKQINNEKYAKNIGYGAMLVEGVLSILALICVTAGLYWNEPNSLLNYPSLMKGGNWIGTFALGYGQVTSPIFGSKFGTMLAIVIINSFVLTTLDTATRITRYISEELFGDTFKINIFKNRYFATIFIIIIAGYLAFGSWQKIWPVFGASNQLVAAVVLLICALYLSERGKNSKVLFYPSIFMFLTTIVALIIQAKDFYLNKKLLLGNIASIIVLLALFFIVESIREKRNH